From a single Anabas testudineus chromosome 5, fAnaTes1.2, whole genome shotgun sequence genomic region:
- the LOC113155448 gene encoding oxidative stress-responsive serine-rich protein 1-like: MEAGGKDCEEETLQTAFKKLRVDAESLPGAVSVSEALAPRAASRAALDASGAKPKLSCPKDNWHGCMRKTSRGASRTQRRRRSKSPILHPPKFTYCSTAAASAMSTSSGCLKHQRLAVPELVELHPAVDGRTGSSAALTAQKELSSSAKTSQISPLVFGSRAAYETHMGAVVSSTSLQQIPAVITTAAASSRQDEGSSGDVQPGEESGPEQSACSGAESRAEAPQRSGPSETADFRALSQLHCSSSSDGPHVPCSCSQRKSSGSQEEGKQEAEPQCQCQAHHQAWHGVEVYSFTGLRDVISECERSLPSNEDAPRTLGTNSNAATASSPLSSGSPRSCSEQARAYVDDITIEDLSGYMEYYLYIPKKMSHMAEMMYT; the protein is encoded by the exons ATGGAGGCAGGAGGGAAGGACTGTGAGgaggaaacactgcagacaGCATTTAAGAAGCTGAGGGTTGATGCTGAGAG tttACCTGGAGCTGTGAGTGTTTCAGAGGCGCTGGCTCCCAGAGCAGCATCACGAGCTGCTCTTGATGCCAGTGGAGCAAAACCGAAACTCAGCTGCCCGAAGGACAACTGGCACGG ATGTATGAGGAAAACCTCGAGAGGTGCATCCAGAACCCAGCGGCGGCGGAGATCCAAGTCTCCAATCCTGCACCCCCCAAAGTTCACCtactgcagcactgcagcagcctCTGCAATGTCGACCTCTAGTGGCTGCCTGAAGCACCAGCGCCTGGCTGTGCCTGAGCTTGTGGAGCTTCATCCTGCCGTCGATGGAAGAACAGgctcctctgcagctctcacaGCACAGAAAGAGCTTTCTTCTTCAGCCAAAACCAGCCAGATCTCCCCTCTTGTTTTTGGATCTCGTGCTGCGTATGAGACACACATGGGGGCTGTGGTTTCCTCGACATCCTTACAACAGATACCCGCTGTTATAACTACTGCTGCAGCATCATCCAGGCAGGACGAGGGAAGCTCCGGAGATGTCCAGCCGGGTGAGGAGAGTGGCCCAGAGCAAAGTGCCTGTAGTGGGGCAGAATCCAGAGCAGAAGCACCTCAGAGATCTGGACCTTCTGAAACCGCTGACTTCCGGGCTTTGTCACAgctccactgcagcagctcttcagaTGGCCCCCACGTTCCCTGCTCctgctcacagagaaaaagctCAGGTTCCCAGGAGGAGGGTAAGCAGGAGGCTGAACCCCAGTGTCAGTGCCAGGCCCATCACCAGGCCTGGCATGGAGTGGAGGTGTACTCCTTCACGGGGCTCCGTGACGTCATCTCGGAGTGTGAGAGGAGCCTGCCGAGCAACGAGGACGCCCCCAGAACTCTCGGTACCAACAGCAACGCTGCCACAGCTTCATCGCCGTTGTCGTCAGGCTCCCCGCGCTCGTGTTCGGAGCAGGCGCGGGCCTACGTCGACGACATCACAATAGAGGACCTTTCTGGTTATATGGAGTATTATCTCTACATCCCTAAGAAGATGTCACACATGGCTGAGATGATGTACacttaa